The sequence below is a genomic window from Phoenix dactylifera cultivar Barhee BC4 chromosome 8, palm_55x_up_171113_PBpolish2nd_filt_p, whole genome shotgun sequence.
GAGAGGTTGCAACTGAGGTAATCTCTGCTAACTTTTCTTTTAGATCTCTGAAATACATGGCGTAAGAAGAGCGGGTCTGCTACATTTGGCATTgctttttttcctcaaaaaacgTAGTTTTCTGTAACTTCGAAGCTTCTGAGAAAGTGCTTTAGAAAGCGCTTTTTTCAGTTGCCTGGTGTTTTTTGGTAGTAGATTGTCAATGTTTATTTGGTGTCCATAGGGTTGAATTGTGTCAATAAGATTGAATCACACTGTTGTAGCTAGCCAGGCTTAATCTTCGTGTGTAGATAAAAGACGCGGTAAGACCATTGTTGGGTGCATGATAAGGTTGATTTAAATTTGACTTTGCGCAGTTCATTCAAAacctccaatttgtttgttctTTAGCAAGACGCACTCATTATTTTTCGTGTTTCATGCATAAGTTTCAATCAACCCAAAGAAGCAACCTCTTAACATTTCGAAAAAAAAACCATCAGGAATTGTTTTTCAAGCAATTCCAAACATGCCCGCTGCTTTTACTCGCAGTTTTTACAAGCTGATATTGTTCCTCTCCTGTAGATTTGTGGCTGCATGGTACTGAAAACTGATTATCTAGGGAAAGGTGTACTAAATCATTTTCTTACAATTCTTTGCTTCTTAGATGGGTGACGGAAGTGATTTTGAAAAGCTGACGGTAAAAGCTCTGCTGCGGAGGAAATTAAAGCATCGAAAGATTAAATACCACGACGGAGATGTAGCGTGTGATACTCTATCTTCACCCCGGAGTTTAACAGCCTTAGATTGTCAGGTGAAAGCTCGGAGCGACACTGAAGAAGATGGAATTATTGGAAGCCCAGAGGCTGGTGCTGAATCGAAACAGCAGTCTAGTGATGGATTTCCTCCGAGCACTAAAGTGAGTATTGCCGATCATAAAGCAGTCTCTCATAATCTCGGAAAAAGGAAACATATGGATGATGATGCCACTTGCAAGCTTTGTGGGAAGAACTTTTCATCGATGAAGGCATTGTATGGTCATATGAGAAGCCATGAGAGAAACTGGAGAGGACTGACTCCACCACCGGAAGGGAACACACTGGTGCCGATACCAGCTGCTAATTTCAACAGCTGCAATATAGTTTCGTCAGCATTGAAGTGGTACGCGAACGCAAATAGAAGTAGGAAAGCCAAAGCAGCTGCCAATCCCAGGATTGAAGAAGAGTCGGAGGATCCATTGATCAATGCTGCCAAGAATCTTATGTTTTTGGCCAATGGGGGTTTCTCTCTGGATTCAACCCCAGCAAGGCAGCAACAAAATAGGAACTCTGTACCATATGATTTAAAAGCGATGAACAATGAGGACGATCTGAAAATCAGCACTACTGCACAAATGGATGTAGATAAGACTGAAAAGAGCTCGAATCAAAACATTAATAGTTCGGTGATCGACTGCAATGAAACAGTGGACATGTCGAGCGAGAAGCCAACGAAGAAGAAAGATGATTTGGAAGTAGTGACCGAGTTGGCCGGAGACCAGAAGCAGTATTTGTGCACCGCCTGCAACAAGTCATTCTCCACTCACCAAGCACTCGGGGGTCATACAGCCagccacaacaaaagcaagagCAATGCAGGAGTTGAAGAAGCAAAGCTAGCACAAGCTGAAGGTAATTTGATTGGCCAAAGTGGTGGTTCGGCCATGAAAGTCTCCGAGCATCGGTGCAAGATCTGCGGCCTGGTATTCCCAACGGGGCAGGCTCTTGGTGGGCACATGCGGAAGCATTGGACGGGTCCCGAAAATATTGCTGCACCCTCGTCATCAGAGAATGCTAGAAAAGCAAACCAACCTTCCTCATCATCAGAGAAAGCTACAAAAGCAAACCAaccctcatcatcatcagagaatGCTCCAAAGGCAGAACGTCGTTATCTAGATATCGATATCAATGAGCCTGCACCGCCCGAAGACGCCGAATAGCTCGCAGGACGTTGGCTTAGAGGAAAGACGGAAGTGTGCATTGCCGGTTCAAGTTACaaataagtcaaaaaaaaaaaaaaatctgtgatTGAATTATTTAGACATGTAGAAATTATGTTGCTGTTAGAGTATTAGACAATAAGAGAGGACTGAAGCTTGTTTTGGATTACTAAATTTTGTTGGTTTCTCTTCCATAGTCCTGGTTTCTTTCTTTAGTTGTGACGATTTTTTATGTCCCTGAGGATGGTGGAAAGGTCAATTGAAGCCTTCTCCTTCTATCTACCTATGATATATGAAATCCACACTTCTGTTGTGTTTTTAGAATTGGTTATGAATAAACTCAGGCATATTCCTTTGAGGCCTGCTTTTGCTCCCTTGCTCTTGAACTTGCCCTTAGGTATGGTATGGTGGCCGCAGCTCCAACATTATCATCTACACAGCGTATGTGCGGGAATTGTTCTATAAAATGCCATCATGGAGCATCGGACTTATTGTGCGTGCTTTGTCTCGGCGTGGTTAGCTTGATGAAGTCGCCATGGTAGGCATCCTCTCTGCGTACACCAACACGAGCATATTCAAGCTCGGTGAGATCCTCCAAGAAGACGGATAGATCCACGCCCGTGCTCCTAAATCTGGTGCTGGCTTTAACATCCTCGTTTGCAACTCGTGCGCACGAGTCGTTTGGtaaaatgccaaaaaaaagaCAATAGCTTTGGCGGCCATGATTGACAGGTCTAATCTGAAGagagtaaaatagagagaaacaGTGCCCTAAAGTGATAATTATAGAGGACTGGCTACAAAGAGGCAGCTCAGTTCGCGGTCCGTACACATTGCTGGCTCTAAAAGTTATACATTCTCTAGCATATTATCAAATATCAAGAGAAAAAAAGTATCTATGCGCGCATGGGTATGCCCGTAACCGAGTCGCTCATCAGGTGGACGATGTCCGTTGTCTCATGCCCAAAGGCTCGACATGGAAGACTTTTtattctattattattattattattattattattattattattatttataataactaaaaaaaaaggaagaaaggcgAAAGTACCAATATCGTTTGACCTAAAATGTTGCTTCCCTTTTAGGATAAGTTTTAATAAAATGGAAAGGGGGCAGCGCGGGCGAGAAGGCGGCGCCGAAGGGCCGCcaggaaaccctaaccctagaccTGGTAGGTCCGGTGGCGCCCCGTGGGTGAAGGTCCACCTCTTCCAACGAGGCAGAGGGCCGATCGATATCTTCCGGTCGAGCCTTGGAGGGCGGGATCAGGACCGCCTCGAGGTCTAATCGATCCTCGCCAGGTACGGGCTCAGATCCATCTTCGCCTTCAGGTCCCCCTCGGAGAGGGTTTTCCCGATCCGTTTCAGCCCTAGAGATGGGACATCTCTCCACCCCTATCGAGACAGAGCCGTAGTCTTCGTCGACGGAGAGCCAAAGGTTAGTTCGTCTCCctggagttttgtttcttgatcTCCTAAAATGATGCATGGCAAGTGCCGGCCGTTCTATTTCAGATCAATTTTGAAGTAACTTTCTTGAGAGATAGAAGCTTTCTATTTTCTCTGAGAGagaattttgaaataaattctTGTGTTCTTGCTTTTGAGGAGAATTGAATTTAtggatttctttctttctttctttctttctttctttctttctttctttttggccAGGACTCCTTATTTAAACCCATCATGAAGGATGCAAAAAGAGTAACGAGAAAAGATGGTCTGTTTATTTCCGTCTTACAAACAACCAAGTATTTTACTTTTAGCAAGAACATCTGTAAACGAATCAATGGCAATTGGAGGCAGACAAAGCAAGAGGGGGGCTTTTCTTTGTGCTTCGGCCTCCAAACAAAGTTTGCGTCTTGACGGGAAAAGGATTGACATCCATAAGATAGATCTAATGATCAAAAATCCAAGCAGCATAGCTAGGGCCATGATGAAAGTCACACAGAGCATGCAGATCAACTCCAAACTAGAGAGCACATCGCAAGCAATTTCATCAAATGCAACAGTAAGAATCCCACCACATACATCTTCAGCAGCTGCTGAAATTGCTTTCTGGTATCCGTAATTCTGCACACCATGCAGCAGTCTCCTCCTGAATTGAAGACAACTGTGGTCAGATTTTAGTCAGACATTGATATCAGCTCGCCTCGATCTGGTGCTGCCAACAGGCAAACTAGATGCTGAAGATCTCTGGAAGCTGTAATTCTCAGATGTAGACATTGGCTGCTGCGGATAGA
It includes:
- the LOC120111736 gene encoding zinc finger protein ZAT9-like → MGDGSDFEKLTVKALLRRKLKHRKIKYHDGDVACDTLSSPRSLTALDCQVKARSDTEEDGIIGSPEAGAESKQQSSDGFPPSTKVSIADHKAVSHNLGKRKHMDDDATCKLCGKNFSSMKALYGHMRSHERNWRGLTPPPEGNTLVPIPAANFNSCNIVSSALKWYANANRSRKAKAAANPRIEEESEDPLINAAKNLMFLANGGFSLDSTPARQQQNRNSVPYDLKAMNNEDDLKISTTAQMDVDKTEKSSNQNINSSVIDCNETVDMSSEKPTKKKDDLEVVTELAGDQKQYLCTACNKSFSTHQALGGHTASHNKSKSNAGVEEAKLAQAEGNLIGQSGGSAMKVSEHRCKICGLVFPTGQALGGHMRKHWTGPENIAAPSSSENARKANQPSSSSEKATKANQPSSSSENAPKAERRYLDIDINEPAPPEDAE